A stretch of DNA from Diospyros lotus cultivar Yz01 chromosome 14, ASM1463336v1, whole genome shotgun sequence:
CAATTTTATCTTAACTTGACAGGTTAAGAATCCTCAAAGAGATTTGCCCTTGGGTATAGGGGCTGCCCTATCTATTTGTTGCTCATTGTATATGTTGGTATCTATTGTCATTGTTGGTCTAGTGCCCTACTATGCAATGGATCCTGACACCCCAATCTCCTCTGCCTTTGCAAGCAATGGGATGCAGTGGGCAGCGTATGTATGATGCATTAAATTTTGGTATTGCAGTCTAGTCTTTTCTATAACCTCCAGGGCATCTGAGCTGATTCCTTTTTCCATTTGCCTCTACTCTGGCTGCAGGTATGTTATAACTGCTGGAGCTACAACTGCTCTCTGCTCAACATTATTGGGTTCACTCCTTCCTCAAGTAAGCAATGGCAATGGCTTGTAGTTACCAAATAATGAATTGTTAAATTTATTCACTGGTCcgtttattttgttaatatgtGATCTGCTGTTTTGAGAATGAGGTATTCTTGTCTTCTGTTTCACATTAACATATACATAATCTGTAAGGGTGATAATCTAGGCCATAGGTTTTCTCTTATTAGCTTTCTAAGtttctcctctctctttttccttcattcgcgtgtgtttcttctttcttttatttcttttgtgttTCTAGAAATAAGAATTGATATCAAAATCTGATCCCCTGTCCTTTATTTATATGAATGGCGAAGAAACTATAGTAAATAATCAATGAAACCTTTTTTACGACTTCACTCCCATATTAAATTTCTCATGAAAACTTCCAATCTTATTTGAAGCAGAGGAATGCATATAATTTGATCTACGGGGGCTGACAACATGACTACAATAGCCTTGACATTGGATATTCACATTTGGAGGAGTTGCAAATGGGGTTTTGTAGCTGAGAACAATGAGTTGTAGccaatattttttatcttttgggGGCTTTTCCTGGTCATTTTTGTTCCATTTAGTGTCTATTTGTTTGGTAATATCTCCTCTTGTGAGGATTCTAAAGTTTCTTGGCCCTTGAACAAGTTTTTGTTAGTTCTATAGTTTCATTGAGGTGTCCTTCTGTCAAGAGAATGGGTCTATATTTTGTGGCTCTTAGAAGTTTCTCTCATCTTTAGACTAGTTTGGTTTAGTTGGATGGCAACAACTATATGATTTGATCAGGTTTGGGCAGCTTGGCTATTAGTGCTTGGGGCTTGGTTATATCACATGAGCTTTCAAGAATCCAAtcggcggggggggggggggggggggggggggggggggatccaTGAGAAATGGCTCTCAAGGAGGGCCTTATAATGATGTGGCTGAGTAATTAGGTGCATCACTATTAGCTGTGCCTTATGTTATTTAATACcttacataattttttgtttaggTAATTATGAAATTACTGTTCTTGTTGTGTATGTGGGTGACATAGCAGTGACTGGAAATAGAGGTCTTTTCCGCTTTGAGAGGGTTGGGGAAGGGTCATTTTAATATGCAACTTTACCATTGCTTTGCAATGAGAGtatttccacaacttgaacccaTGACCTGCCAGTCACAAGGGAGCAACCTTCCCGTGGCTAACAAGGTCGTTCTCATAACAGTGACTGTAAATGTTGGACAGAAAATGTTTGACCTTGAGACCAAGTTGGCTAAAGAATTTTAGATCAAGGACTTGGGTCCATTGAGGTACTTTCTAGAGATTGAGGATACCTCATCAGATTAGGGCATCTTTATTCTCTCGAATGAAGTGCATTTTTGATCTATCTGAGGAGGCAGGCTTCTTAGCTTGTAGACAAAAAGATTCACTAAtgttttaaatataaacttaatGAGACTGATGTCTCTCTCTTATTTAATCAGTTTATGTGTGCGACCCTCTGCTATCCATGTAAATGCAGATTTCTGTGTGTCAGTAGCCACCTAGgtgctttcttcttctctattttctccattgttttatttttctcctttcttttcctcCATTTTATACTTTATTGGAAATTTAACTCCTATGAAACTTTCAGAATGACACTGTAAATGATAGTTGGCTGTTAAAGTAGAATATCCtgaattgaattattttccTAATGGCTATAGTTATTGAGGTTAGTTTACACATCTCTAGTCTCCATTCCGAAAGAACTGCAATTTAATATCTGCAATTTTATAACCTCATCCGTTTGGCAGAACTTCAGTATTGATGCTGCCATgattttgaagcaaaatatACCCAAATTTGACATGCATAATACAGAAGAACTTGTTGTATGGTTGGTGTTGGAGGAAGACATGGATCCTTTTGCTTTGACATTAAGTCAATGTATTTAACTAATAGGGTTGTGACCAAGTAATGGACCTTATGAAGTGCCAGGGTGTTCTGATTTTGCTGAAAATTAATCTGCTTGTGTCTTTGCAATCTATAGAAGTAAATGTCTTGGCTAATTCAAGAAATCAGTTTTGCTTGCTTCAGTGTGTGATCTTTCTTACGCCTAACATGGGAATTCTTGGTCTATATGTGATCACAGCCTCGAATACTGATGGCaatggcaagagatggattaTTGCCCTCATTCTTCTCAGATGTTAATAAACATACCCAAGTTCCTGTCAAGAGCACAGTGGTGACTGGTGTAATAGCAGCAACCTTGGCATTCTTGATGGATGTAGACCAGTTGGCTGGGATGGTATGTATCATCTATAAACAAATATGATCTTCTGCTCATTCATGTGTTCAATGGAATACTCCTTTCTACTATCTGTAAGAATTGGACTTTTGAGTGAGACTgctatttttttcccttttttttttcctgttctATAAAAGGCTACATGCATAGGTCAATAGACcatctacactagaaaataatcTAGTTTTCAGTTATGccaatttaaggaaaatatcCCATTCTCCGTGATGTTTGTCCTAGCAACTACATAAATGATGGAGTTCGAaccttttatttattgataatagaTGGCCCTTGAAGAATCAAAATTGTTTCTGGGTTCATATTTGAAGCAGATAATGATCAAAGATTCAACTGGATCCCTTAGAGCTATTTAGATCTTGCctttaaaaaaatgagtttatcATGTATAGTGTCCATGTCACTGAATTCTTTTGCTTCCCGAAACACTAGCTAAGAGTACTGAAATATTATTTCAGTATTTTAATGAATAAAGAACCAATTGAAGTTCCtcaaaaaataatgtaaatttaAGATGGCACTTCTCATGCAGGTCAGTGTGGGGACACTTCTAGCATTCACTATGGTGGCAATTTCCGTGCTGATACTTAGATATGTCCCACCAGATGAGGTCCCAATTCCATCATCACTTCAGGAGTCAATTGATGCGGTATCATCCCGATACAATTGTACCACTGAGGAAATTGGAGTGGAAAACTCAAAAGATTGTAGAATTTCTAAGGGGAGCCCTGAACGTTGGCTAGGCAAGGGACAGGAACCAGTTACTTATCCTCTTATTCCAGGACGTGCAGCTGGTTAGttttttctcacttttgatGTCTGATTGTTTCTTGTTCACTTCCTGGCTTGAAAGTAGAGTTAAACTCACCACATGATATTGACATCCTAACCCTAATAGGATTCATTTTCTGGATTAGTTACATGAGAGTTCAGTTGAAATGTTAAATCAGTTCTATTTTTTTACGTTGATTGTTGCAGGCATAATAAATGAAAACAGGCGGAAAATTGCTGGCTGGACCATAATGTTTACATGTATAGGAGCATTTCTCATTACATCTGCAGCTTCGACTGTGAGCCTCCCAAGGTTGGTTTTTGTCACTCCATGATTATTTCTCAAtcaacaaaacataaaactacTCTCATTGGTAGCAAAATAAACAAGGCTTTTCAGACACAACGGGTAGTCATTGGTCAATGAAAATAGTTGTGTTCCAACAACTGTCACATTGATGGTTTGAATTTGAAACGACGTGTACTACAATTTGTTAAGGTTGGTGTTATAATGCTGCATGTGAAGCATGTTATAATGCTGCATCTGATGCTGGGGAACGGATATAAATAGGTTGGTTGAATATTCATCTTATGTGGTTTTGAGCTTCCCAAAACTAAATCGAAAACCATGTTCATGTCCTACATGATTTTTGGGAGGTCTCTCTTTTTGGTCctgtatatttattttcttctaaatttttatcttatgagTCTTGTTACAAATGTTTACTAATTGTTTATATTACCAGCTTTTTTCGGTATACCGTGTGTGGAATTGGTGGTGCTCTTCTTTTAACTGGGTTGGCAGTGCTCACTTGTATTGATCAAGATGATGCAAGGCATAGCTTTGGGCACACAGGAggtttgttttcttattttacaaAGTCTAATTTTCCAAGTTAAAATCTAACTTCACAGAATAACTTTGCTTTTACTCTACATCTAACACCTTCAGCTTGGTTAAGTGGGATAGCCTGAGTTGTTgttttcatggatgattttcCTCTGTAGTAGAGGATAAACAGTTGTGCAAGAAAAATGCAGAAATGCTGATCAAACCTTTGATTTCTGATTCAGGTTTCATTTGCCCATTTGTTCCGCTCCTACCTATAATCAGCATTCTCATCAATCTGTACTTGCTAATTAATCTCGGGTGAGTACTTTGTCAATCTGTCTGCTGTTTTCTGCTCACTCTTGTTCCCGTTGCTGTTCACTCTATAAGTACATCTTTCTTGAATAAAATGGTGTTTATGTTGGCTCTCCTCCTGGAAAGCAGAAGATCTTGAGAGGACCGAATGTTGGCAaggatttttctcttttttcttttagaatCATAGCAAGTTGAATTTTCTCTGAAACGGAAGAAACACCTCATCagggaaaaaatataaatagtgaagaaaaatagaagaaagcaGTTTGTTTGATTTCATGGGCAGCTTCCTTGGAATAATCCATGTCCTGTGGTTTTGCCCGCTGACCTTGTGCGAATGCTTCATTgttctcttcttcccttttattttcaagaaaacAAGTGTAATCCCACAATTTAATTGATTTGCTTGGAATATGAGATCTGGAAGAGCTAAAAAACTTGCAGCTATTTTATAAGATTCCAACGCTGCCCTCTATCTACAGAGACCATCATTTTCTCTTCTAATAGACAACATTGAAATAGTTGGAGAGagaatttatgtagctgacCCTACCTAGTGATGTTAAGTGTGATTGCTGCTGTTATATCATACAGCGTCAAAATATTAGTAACAAAATGCATTGGTCACTTGTATTCTGGACCGTTATGTGTGGGATTCTTTAAATTTGCCCACTGTTATTACACAAACTGCTGGATATTGTGTTAAGGGAGCTTTCTTCATTTCTGTTGctcattttttgttttcgatGTCAATACTCAGAGCTGCCACTTGGACGCGTGTGTCAATATGGCTGGCAGTCGGCGTGCTGGTTTATGCTTTCTATGGGCGAACCCACAGTTCATTACGAGATGCAGTCTATGTGCCCGCTGCGCGTGTGGAGGAAATCTATCATAGCTCTTCAAGCTCTGAGGTCTAGTTGCAAAGCATTGCAGTACATATTCATGCAGCCACCAGCCGGCCTGGAAGAAATTGTTGTCTGCTTGAAACTTGAGGCCCATTGTTTATAATCCTACTTGCGGTGGTAATCTGTGCAATTAGCAGCATAATGTTGTATTATTGGTCCTTGACAAAAGGGTCTTTGTCAAGCATGTAAATAGTTGCACATTCAAGAAATGGCATTCCTAATCGGGGATGTCCAGTAAAAATGATTGCCCCTGTTATTATGTTTGTCCCAATTTGGTTTTGTTCTATGCCCAAAAGTTTAAGCTGATAGATATTCTGTTCCTCGAGTTCACTCACGGCTAGGATATCATGAATTAAAGTCGTGATAAACCGGTTTGCAAAATACGCATGAACCTGCATATATAACAACCATTTCCTGAACCTCACAATGCATGAAACCTTGCGAACGAGAACACCTTTTTAACTTTGCATGTGAACTTGTTCACAGTTTCCCTCCATTACAGATGCTGGGTATGTctcaatttataaaattcattcaaGATGTATTCACCCGACGATAGtattatttaacttatttttcccGAACTCCGTCCTCATCTCTGTTGCTTCCTAAAATGATAATAGATTGGTTTATCAATCCTAATAGCTTTATAGAAATGATTCATCCAATCAAGCTATGGTATACTATGTTACAAGAACCAAATTTCCACcagaaggaaaatagaaaaaggtTGTGTTGCGCAACAATGACGATTAAATGGATGAGTTGATTAGCAAAATTAGCCTTGGAAGATTCTCCAAAGCCAATGTTAGAACTGCACccatgacaaaaattaaaatgaaagccAGCAATATCTTCCCAATGTACCAATAATTATCGAGTGGTGGTGACACTGGCACTGCCTTCTTCATGCGACGCGAGTCATCCGGGCCCTGCAAATTGATGACAAGAAAGAGGATAAGTTGCCTATCATTAAAGGTCTCAACACCATATTATAAATCTTCCGAACTTTTCAATTGCAGAAATTCACACGGGACGTGGCTGGTGCTTCCACTTAaggaaatggtaaaaaaaactGCAGAttaaaataaagggattttaatGGATGGATTAAAATAAAAGGTCTTTAATGAATGAATGGATTCAAAACTGCAGATTATGCTTACCAGCTTATCTAGGCTACATTTCAATGGATGGATTAAAATAAAGGGTTTTTGATGTTGagattcaaataatatatacatttttgcGCATATATCTGTACAGTACACTGTACACAGTCATCGGGTTTTACAGTACTCATCTGTTTTAGCTCCTATCCTTTTGGTTAAAGGCAGTCCCTGAAAGGGCATTTCAATATCCTCACAAGCCTCTCTATTGCAGTCTCTACCAGAAATTCCACATGAAACAAGGAGCTCCAACCAACAACTAATGGTTACATACGTCGAACACAATCACAATGCCACAAGAACTCAAACGCAAGAACAACTAAACAGAATTACTTTTCCTCTTCTCCACATATTATCAGTAATCAAAATGGCCTCCATGGCAGTGGTGCAGAAAACAAATGAGAACTGCTGGTAGGCACTTCGGGTCTCCAAATTCCTTCAAGGAGAAAGAAATTTACCTCTTTCTGAAAGCAACTTGCAGAACAATTTTTAAGTCAAGTGGTGTGTTTCTCTACACATGGCATTATCATTTCTCTGCCCCCTCACCACAGGAAGTCCAATGAAGAACGTCAAAGAATTCTTGCAACCACTAAAACTTCTGCACTGCCCTGAAAAACCTAACATGACAATACACACTCCTCTCCTTTCATTCTCCCAGgaagcaaaaagaaagaaatatataatgCATATCCTTGTTAGTGTAAATAACTCTCTCAAGGGAACACTATATCATGCAATACTCAACTCTTTGACTATCCCCCACCATGTTACCAAGGGGCCCAATCAGTGATCACTTGtcaatgaaatatatatttagtttactgAGTTGTTCAATGAACCCCTGAtgatgaagagagaaaaatgagaagcaaCCAACTTATTTCTTCAGGTCCTACACAAAAATATCTCACTATAAATTTTTGATGCAATTAATTACTTTTGTCCTTTAAATTATCAGCCAACGGGGTGAGAGACTCAAAAGTGAACTAGTTATGTTAGTTTTGGATGTACTAGAAAAGGACCAAATGGTGCGCTTGTTAACATAGTATAATTGTGGACAGAGGTTAAACATTtaaataagtgaataaaatctaaatcaaataCAAGGCCTACTTCAATGTCACTTATTCCTTCTATACAAAAAATGTACTTGTTTTGTCATGGTGGCAGTTGTTTTGAAGAGGTCAGTAAATGCCAGCAACCCTGATTCTTTGAAAGTGATTAAGGTTCCAGAATCAAATTTTGATGATGGTTGGGCTTCTTTTATAAGGGATCTTCTACTTTAGAAGTTCCACAACTCAGaattctttttattcttcttgagATCCAAACAGTGGTCTCATTTCCATCCTCCTCTTCTAAGGAAGGAAGGCATCTACCCTGCTATCAAGCAAACATCTAGCTATAAAAATAAGTAGGTTTAAAACTGCTAAAGGGGCAGTCTTGAGACTCTGGAGAGGGTTCAAGCATGGTTAACAATAGCGCAATCTCTAACCTGGTCCCAAAGAAAACCCCACAGAGACTCCCTGGCAAGAGGTCTCAGTCCCCTCCATTGGGGCATGAGAGTTTCACTTGCCAGCTAGAGATGTCTGAGTGAAAGGACTCAATTCTTTTAGTCACAGGTGAGATTGTTTGGTCGCGTTTTTACACAATCCTCAACACTAGCAATGAATTCTTTGAATTACTTGAGGACCAGTTTGTTATCAAGCATGGGAGGGACAAATACATTTGGTGCCCATCTGGGTTGATAATTTAATGGTCTGGTCTTTCTATGATGTAAGGCTAATTGCAAAGTTAAAGCTCTATTCTTTGCCAGGGGTGGTTTAGCTCTATTCTTCCTATTGATAACttgagaagagaaaatatgttatGGTTGATTGGTGCTTCTTATCGAGGAAGGGGCTCCACTTGCCTCACTCAAGTACCTGGCAATTAAACAAGACTTTTCTTGCATTCTTCAAAGTAAATTGGGTAATGCCCAccaatgtttttgtttttttcttggccAAAGAGTCTCCTAAGGAAAGGCTTAAGAACTTCAGAACATAACTCCTATCTGTATATGTGGTCTTTAAGGATGGAGAGCAACAAAAGAGCTTTTGAAGATGTAGAGagttctacatatatatatatatatttgaaggtCTTCCTGTACATAGTTGTAAAAGGTTTGCTCTTAGGACAGTTCTTTCTTTAATATATAGTCCTAGAAAAAGCCATCCGACTCACCACAACCAATTGCTATCAGTTTATCTTTGTTACCCTCCATTTTCCAATACAAATAAACCCATCCAACTACAACTTGAAATGGTTATCAGAATATGTCTCCAAGCAAATACTAGTCCaagaaacacaaaaatttaaagagtCAATACAAGAATTCATACCATGGGAGACGGGACACGTGTTTGGTAACCGAAATCCCTTTTTCTCGTACCTTATTccaccaaaaaaagaaagagcatCAAACAGCCAGAAAATTTGAAACATTCCAACATTTACTCAATTAAACTGATAACAGTTTGCAATCACCTTGTGCTTCATTAACAGTTTGCAACTCCCAGCCATCGCCGTAATTTACGAGAACCGAATTGGGGCCAAAGCTTACAGACTCCTCCTCTTCTTTCACCGCTTCAATGTACAACGCGGGCGGCCCATCATCACCAAGCTTCCGGTTAATCAAAGAAGATGCAAACCCCGCCTCCGTGCCGGCGGCAAAGCGTCTCCTCTTCCCGGAACTTTTGCAAATGACCTCCACAAACTGCTCCATGAGATACCACAAATGGAATCAAATTCCGATCAACTTTCTTTCAGTACcaacttaaattaaacaaaaaggACACATATAAACACGAGATCATACTTCAAAAAGGGAACTTTTGCCACCAATTGAGAAAACTGGATGAATGAATAAATAGATTGAAGCCCAAACAGTACAAATATACAGAAATACAAAGTTGATGCATATTTAGATTAACTGAGCGAGAGAATTACAGGTTGAGATTGTTTTgaaggagaatttgagatggGAGCGTGGACTTTCgaatcttcttcctcttccgcCATTAGAGAGGGTAGAGAGGTGTGGATGTGATGGAATCAGGTCAAACAGTTCTCTTTGTTTCTCCACTCTTATTGGCATATTTTCAGTTAAGGATGGAATAGAAATTTAgaaacatttttaattatcggaaatatttttaaacttttaatatattaaaaaaaagatctatttaattttcatttcttttatttttttctgttcttAAAGCTTATTATTGAATATATGGATCTTCCACATGTCGCTTAAGAATTATTCATTATAAGAACTCTAATTAAATATGACATTGAATAATGGTTTTTCcacattaatttagtttatcttttaattttttattaaattttttaaactaaaattgaCATcatatatgttaatataaattctaaaatcacttaatatattaaaattaatctaaatttCGTAATTAAGTGATTTTTGAGACTATATTAATGTATGTTaagttaatttttgttaataaaaggactaaatttaaacaaaaattaaaatttaataattgtcaCAATAAAAACTAAAGTAAAGGGACTAACTTactatgaaatataaaatttaaaaactaattaataatataattttctcattttattaattattatatactatTTTATCTTTCTgtcatatataaattataaatactaCTGAATGGATACACACTATATACTGACAATTCCTatttagatgtatttaattatgattcaattaaatttattttagacatatatatacatatatatatgtatgtaaggGTAAATTTCACAATcactattaaaatttatttaaattagacCAATCActtctatattttcaaaaataccattAATCTCTCTTAAGGTTAACTCTTGCacaatacataattttattaaaatatcctTGTGAACCAACGTTGTCCGTTGCCTTGGGTTTTCATCTAGGTTTCCAATTAGAACCCAAATCATCTTTATCAAACCATTTTGCTTTCATCTTTATTTAAGATCTTCATTTTCATTGAATTCATCGAAGAGATGAAGATGAACTAGGTTTGCACCAAATCAAACCTAGattatctaatttgggttcATCTTCATCACGTGAATCTAGACTTATATTtgtatgataaaaataaaatataatatctcgagagcccagagaagttagtatatatcgaggataatgtaagaaaggaaacaacaccagctggataccttttgggctgaatgttggcaaagaactcctaagttaagcgtgcttgacctgggataatccagggatgggtgacccccctgggaagttcgtgtaggcccatcagggaaagttgttccggttctttctatcgctcgagcgggatgttacacaaaATGATAAAGATAATTCATTTTCGTCATTCAAACGATCTaagtcaaaaataatttttgagcaTCGTCTAAATTTTCGATCACAAAAAATGGGAAACAAGATAAtagggaaaaagagagaaagataagagagagaaagagatagaaagagacTTTAATAATTGGTTCAACATTATCACTAAACCATTATGAttgatgaaaaatgaaagaaaaattaagaatacgcgataaaagagaaagagaagttatcaaaataccagACAAAATGGTTAATTCCTAAAATCTATTATAGTCAAGAGGgatctctttcattttttaaaatgcaaggATTGTTTGTACAATTTAGACAATTCTTAGGAATTGTCTCTAATATGTACCGTAAACATAATATCTTTTTTACTTTATTGGAGATGAACATTATGCCTTAAAAAGAGAATTCATTGGCCAATCTTTATATAAAACTAAGGTAACCCATGCCATGCCCGtgtaaaaaagtaaaaaataaaagtaaaagttCATTAAGTGACATTtgacaataattatttaaatattatttttttaaaaaaaaattctaaacaaaatgaattttgatgtaATGGTAAAGTTGTTTTATTTGCATGAACTTTTCTAACATTATGTTggtttgtatttaatttataattggTATAATTTGGTGTTTTGTAATTTGATACTTCattctttatataatatttcaCTTTCTAGGCTTGTCATAACCTtgagaatttgattttttttttcaataactaCATTTTAATCTCaaagttttccaaaattttccttttacttCTTAACATAACAACCTCAATAAAAGCAAATTTAAGACATAATTAAAGTTTAGCATGCAACATAATCTAGATTGAAGTTAAAATAAACTATTAActtacctatatatatatatatatatatccaagtTGATATTTGTTATTGCTCAactacaataatgaatttaggTATGAAAAATCATCTTAGGATGACTCATGTGTGACTTAACTGAATGATGGGTGACTTTCTTAAATGATTGATGACTTTCTTGAGGTGGAGTGATAACGATGGATGACTCCTCTGAGCAATGGATGATctgtttgaaaagaaaattagttCGGGGCGTGGGTTAAAATTCTCGCGCTGACCATTTGATGCTTAAATCATCATTTCACAAATGTAGAATATTTGAATGCAAGAAGGAAATGTAAATAGGAAATGTA
This window harbors:
- the LOC127790067 gene encoding cationic amino acid transporter 2, vacuolar-like encodes the protein MGFVADSQQGSWASGFKGLVKRKRVDSIHSKSSGSGHHQLAKALSVPHLIAIGIGSTIGAGVYILVGTVAREHSGPALAISFLIAGIAAALSAFSYAELASRCPSAGSAYHYSYICVGEGVAWLIGWALILEYTIGGSAVARGISPNLALLFGGADSLPAFLARQTLPGLQIVVDPCAALLVFVITGLLCVGIKESTLVQSIVTTANVCAMIFVIIAGGYLGFKTGWTGYELSVGYFPFGVDGMLAGAATVFFAYIGFDSVASTAEEVKNPQRDLPLGIGAALSICCSLYMLVSIVIVGLVPYYAMDPDTPISSAFASNGMQWAAYVITAGATTALCSTLLGSLLPQPRILMAMARDGLLPSFFSDVNKHTQVPVKSTVVTGVIAATLAFLMDVDQLAGMVSVGTLLAFTMVAISVLILRYVPPDEVPIPSSLQESIDAVSSRYNCTTEEIGVENSKDCRISKGSPERWLGKGQEPVTYPLIPGRAAGIINENRRKIAGWTIMFTCIGAFLITSAASTVSLPSFFRYTVCGIGGALLLTGLAVLTCIDQDDARHSFGHTGGFICPFVPLLPIISILINLYLLINLGAATWTRVSIWLAVGVLVYAFYGRTHSSLRDAVYVPAARVEEIYHSSSSSEV
- the LOC127790068 gene encoding uncharacterized protein LOC127790068, translating into MAEEEEDSKVHAPISNSPSKQSQPFVEVICKSSGKRRRFAAGTEAGFASSLINRKLGDDGPPALYIEAVKEEEESVSFGPNSVLVNYGDGWELQTVNEAQGTRKRDFGYQTRVPSPMGPDDSRRMKKAVPVSPPLDNYWYIGKILLAFILIFVMGAVLTLALENLPRLILLINSSI